The Pseudarthrobacter sulfonivorans genome includes a window with the following:
- a CDS encoding helix-turn-helix domain-containing protein, producing MLAPKLHAVLHNAVQTADGDTIDVRHLPASLAWSTSHPLGPLEQAEHKVLLLSLERHQGNKSRVAEDLGISRSTLYRRLRGLGMPG from the coding sequence ATGCTAGCGCCCAAGCTGCATGCAGTCCTGCACAACGCAGTCCAAACCGCTGACGGGGACACAATCGACGTCAGGCATTTGCCCGCAAGCCTCGCCTGGTCAACCTCACACCCGCTGGGCCCCTTGGAACAGGCAGAGCACAAGGTCCTTCTCCTAAGCCTTGAACGTCATCAGGGGAACAAGTCCCGTGTGGCGGAGGACCTTGGAATCAGTCGTAGCACGCTTTATCGCCGCTTGCGTGGGCTGGGTATGCCGGGGTGA
- a CDS encoding zinc-binding dehydrogenase, protein MKGITTVLRGPHEVEQREYNLPDPVSGGLLMKMIRANVCGSDVHILRGHHPLVKAGGALGHEGVGRIERLGAGVTRDFAGNDLKEGDRVVSTYFQVCRRCPACNAGQGNLCRNATPGGSTQADVAPHFHGTFGTHYAVSSDQFVYKVPDSISSKAVSSANCALSQVYAGCETGEIKRGQKVLVLGAGGLGVCAAAIASQMGAEVFVAEMATNRLTKAIEFGAHHAIDISEADGGAGRVELMRESTDGGADVVIDVTGVPEAFSEAVKSVRPGGIMVSIGNVTPNKFTQFDPGLFTRSGVQIRASYRYQADVLGKSVSFIESTPQFPWEDLVDTDFALTDVRAALQAAEARQVTRAGLVIDEN, encoded by the coding sequence TTGAAAGGCATCACCACTGTCCTGAGGGGTCCCCATGAAGTGGAACAGCGGGAATATAACTTGCCCGACCCCGTTTCCGGCGGACTCCTAATGAAAATGATTCGGGCAAATGTCTGTGGTTCGGATGTGCATATTCTGCGGGGGCACCACCCACTGGTGAAGGCCGGTGGCGCGCTCGGCCATGAAGGAGTAGGCAGGATTGAACGCTTGGGGGCAGGGGTTACCCGGGACTTCGCCGGCAATGACTTGAAGGAAGGCGACCGGGTCGTTTCCACGTACTTTCAGGTCTGTCGACGTTGCCCTGCATGCAACGCCGGGCAGGGAAACTTATGCCGGAATGCCACACCAGGAGGGTCCACCCAGGCTGACGTGGCTCCGCACTTCCACGGAACATTTGGTACCCACTATGCTGTTAGTTCGGATCAATTCGTTTACAAGGTGCCGGATAGCATTTCCAGCAAGGCCGTTTCCTCGGCCAACTGCGCACTCTCTCAGGTCTATGCCGGCTGCGAAACCGGAGAGATCAAACGCGGCCAGAAAGTCCTCGTGCTCGGCGCCGGTGGCCTTGGCGTGTGCGCTGCTGCGATTGCGAGTCAGATGGGAGCCGAGGTATTCGTGGCTGAAATGGCCACAAACCGGCTGACCAAGGCCATCGAATTCGGTGCTCATCATGCAATCGACATTTCTGAGGCCGACGGCGGAGCCGGCCGTGTCGAGCTAATGCGGGAGAGCACCGATGGTGGGGCCGATGTAGTGATTGATGTGACTGGTGTCCCGGAAGCGTTCTCGGAGGCTGTCAAGTCTGTCCGACCCGGAGGCATCATGGTCTCCATCGGCAACGTCACGCCCAACAAATTCACGCAGTTCGACCCGGGACTTTTCACCCGGTCCGGCGTGCAGATCCGCGCGTCCTACCGCTATCAGGCTGACGTCTTGGGCAAATCCGTCTCCTTCATCGAATCCACCCCACAGTTTCCTTGGGAGGACCTCGTTGACACCGACTTTGCCCTGACAGACGTCCGCGCCGCCCTACAGGCTGCCGAAGCGCGCCAGGTCACCCGAGCGGGCCTGGTTATCGATGAGAACTAA
- a CDS encoding MFS transporter has product MILMTGLPAVVVGVIAYFYITDTPDKARWLTPAQASAISAEIEAETDPQAKKHSSMKGAFNNPKLWLLAFASMGIIYGLYGVGFFLPTMIAGFGKQFGTNFSGMETSLLISVPYAFAAVGMILWARSSARRGDFGWHIMIMMMVGAFGILLSAYSSTPWMTMIGVTLCAVGVISSMPLVWGLPMRILSGTAAAAGLALINTLANFGGFAGPMLTGWLRELSGGPQLPFTAMAIILLLSGATFVYVQRVYRAEKATDIAAAKESVEAR; this is encoded by the coding sequence ATGATCCTGATGACGGGCCTTCCAGCGGTGGTCGTTGGCGTGATCGCGTACTTCTATATCACCGACACGCCCGACAAAGCTCGTTGGCTAACGCCGGCGCAGGCTTCGGCCATTTCGGCGGAGATCGAGGCTGAGACTGACCCGCAAGCCAAAAAGCACTCAAGTATGAAGGGCGCATTCAACAATCCCAAGTTGTGGCTTCTCGCCTTCGCCTCCATGGGAATCATTTACGGCCTTTACGGTGTCGGCTTCTTCCTGCCGACCATGATCGCTGGATTCGGCAAGCAGTTCGGCACCAACTTTTCGGGGATGGAAACGTCGCTGCTGATCTCTGTCCCGTACGCATTTGCTGCAGTTGGCATGATCCTTTGGGCTCGAAGCAGTGCCCGTCGCGGTGACTTCGGATGGCACATCATGATCATGATGATGGTCGGCGCTTTTGGCATCCTGCTGTCGGCCTACTCTTCCACCCCATGGATGACCATGATCGGCGTTACTCTTTGCGCGGTCGGGGTGATCTCGTCGATGCCCCTCGTCTGGGGGCTGCCGATGCGGATTCTCTCTGGTACCGCGGCCGCGGCCGGACTTGCGCTCATTAACACGCTCGCAAACTTCGGGGGATTCGCAGGCCCTATGTTGACCGGTTGGCTGCGCGAGTTGTCCGGCGGACCGCAACTGCCGTTCACCGCGATGGCAATCATTTTGCTCCTCTCTGGCGCTACTTTCGTCTATGTGCAGCGCGTCTATCGTGCTGAGAAGGCCACGGATATTGCTGCCGCAAAGGAGAGCGTCGAGGCAAGGTAG
- a CDS encoding MFS transporter: MDLPHTQAVTAAERKAISLKVAWRILPFVSLMYFINYVDRTAIAFAAPNGMTEDLQLTATMFGLASGIFFIGYILLEVPSNILMAKFGARVWFMRIMVTWGIVAALTAFVQNFEMLLVMRFLLGVAEAGFAPAIVLYLTYWFSNRDRVKVISIYLLGIPLSSVVARSYLADSRRRRGVGT; encoded by the coding sequence GTGGATCTCCCTCACACACAGGCCGTCACCGCGGCCGAACGAAAGGCAATCTCCCTCAAGGTAGCTTGGCGAATTCTGCCCTTCGTCTCCCTCATGTACTTCATCAACTATGTTGACCGCACTGCGATTGCCTTCGCCGCACCGAACGGAATGACCGAAGACCTCCAGCTCACAGCCACAATGTTCGGGTTGGCTTCAGGAATCTTCTTCATCGGCTACATCCTGCTCGAGGTGCCGAGCAACATCCTCATGGCAAAGTTCGGTGCGCGAGTGTGGTTCATGCGGATCATGGTCACGTGGGGCATCGTCGCGGCGCTGACTGCTTTTGTTCAGAACTTCGAAATGCTGCTCGTCATGAGATTCCTCCTTGGTGTGGCTGAGGCAGGATTCGCTCCGGCGATTGTGCTCTACCTCACCTACTGGTTCTCGAACCGTGATCGTGTGAAAGTCATCTCCATCTACTTATTGGGGATCCCACTGTCGTCTGTCGTGGCCCGTAGTTACCTGGCTGATTCACGTAGGCGACGGGGCGTGGGGACTTGA
- a CDS encoding aldehyde dehydrogenase family protein has translation MTITGVERTPVSFEDDWALVIDGQAVSAMSTFDVFNPATGQVIAKAPDASVEQLDEAVAAAARAFPAWAATPIEERAAVLAAIGDRIEEHSEQFMALLTREQGKPRAGAEWEIMGSAIWCREIAKQRLTPEVLVDDDNRRVTTRYTPLGVIGAIAPWNFPILLAIWKIAPAILAGNTIVVKPSPFTPLTTLKLAELVQDLLPAGVFNVVTGGDDLGKRMTSHPGIAKIAFTGSTETGRHVMASAAKSIKRVTLELGGNDPAIVLPDVDPATVAPQLFWAAFQNNAQFCNATKRLYIHEDVYDVVRDALVEYAKTVKVGNGAEPHTDLGPIQNAPQFEKVKEFFADCNDRGYAFALGGQIDESQPGWFIPVSFVDNPPEDSRIVQEEPFGPILPLLKWRDEEDVISRANDTQWGLGASVWGKDEQALERIAARIEAGTVWINEVHQYAPNQAFGGHKQSGLGCENSLHGLAEYTNWQTTTLNKTADV, from the coding sequence ATGACCATTACGGGAGTAGAGCGCACACCGGTTTCCTTTGAGGATGATTGGGCCCTGGTTATCGACGGGCAGGCTGTCAGCGCAATGTCAACCTTTGACGTGTTCAACCCCGCAACCGGCCAGGTCATCGCTAAAGCGCCGGACGCGTCCGTGGAACAGCTCGACGAGGCCGTGGCCGCGGCAGCGCGGGCGTTCCCTGCCTGGGCAGCTACGCCGATAGAGGAGCGTGCCGCTGTGCTTGCGGCGATCGGTGACCGTATCGAGGAACACTCCGAGCAGTTCATGGCTCTGCTCACCCGTGAGCAGGGCAAACCACGGGCTGGTGCGGAATGGGAGATCATGGGCTCTGCGATCTGGTGTCGGGAGATCGCGAAGCAGCGGCTCACCCCAGAGGTGCTCGTGGATGACGACAACCGGCGTGTCACCACCCGCTACACGCCCTTAGGAGTGATCGGGGCAATCGCGCCTTGGAACTTTCCTATCCTGCTGGCGATCTGGAAAATTGCGCCGGCAATCTTGGCGGGCAACACGATCGTCGTTAAGCCGAGCCCTTTTACGCCGTTGACCACCCTCAAACTTGCTGAGCTGGTGCAGGACCTTCTGCCCGCCGGTGTGTTCAACGTGGTCACCGGTGGAGACGATCTCGGAAAGCGGATGACCTCGCATCCGGGCATCGCCAAGATCGCCTTCACAGGCAGCACGGAGACCGGCCGCCACGTGATGGCCTCGGCGGCCAAATCGATCAAGCGCGTGACTTTGGAACTTGGGGGGAACGACCCTGCCATTGTCCTGCCTGACGTTGATCCGGCTACGGTAGCACCCCAGCTGTTCTGGGCGGCGTTCCAGAACAATGCCCAGTTCTGTAACGCAACCAAACGTCTTTACATTCACGAGGACGTCTACGACGTCGTCCGTGATGCCTTGGTTGAGTATGCGAAGACCGTCAAAGTGGGAAATGGTGCGGAACCGCACACGGACCTTGGCCCTATTCAAAACGCGCCGCAGTTCGAGAAGGTCAAAGAGTTCTTCGCCGACTGCAACGACCGCGGCTATGCCTTCGCCCTCGGCGGCCAGATCGACGAATCGCAGCCGGGTTGGTTTATTCCTGTTTCCTTTGTGGACAACCCGCCCGAAGATTCGAGAATCGTCCAAGAAGAACCTTTTGGACCGATTCTGCCCCTGCTGAAATGGCGCGACGAGGAAGACGTCATCTCCCGTGCGAACGATACGCAGTGGGGCCTGGGCGCCTCCGTCTGGGGCAAGGACGAGCAGGCGCTGGAGCGGATCGCGGCACGAATCGAGGCAGGTACGGTCTGGATCAATGAGGTGCATCAGTACGCACCCAATCAGGCATTCGGGGGCCACAAACAGTCGGGCCTCGGCTGTGAAAACTCCCTGCACGGGCTCGCCGAATACACCAACTGGCAAACGACCACCCTGAACAAAACAGCAGACGTATAA
- a CDS encoding sigma-54-dependent Fis family transcriptional regulator, with translation MGIEVVRAEILHSWNRIESTGLSRDAEVRATVNDGIDFSGFLARAAEPVIEDLAHQLRETDCALLLADRNQRIITRRCGERRVARELDRVFAVPGATYSEENTGTNALSTVFETRTGVFVSGEEHYLAQLHGFNCYGHPIVHPITGVMEGVLDITGLSSESKSLMRALIVSTARAIEGRLLLASPSSHIRLLGAYQARVARSKGPVIAFGRDVTLMNDAATQQVEEESLLELRSVFSSLEQSEREHIVPLQSRGRGLGPSALVIPVDGAPGSFVVEIPGWEQARRRSRTEGVSGRFDLELKRIRERKLRALLMGEPGTGRTTKARQIGEGKRIASISPATNPPEALKLIAETDDSTLLLVDDFDRYDPKLAEVVARGLGQSSVWAVGTAGFEGLQTARLATFPTRVELPPLRGRMQEIPNLARSILQGLSQESGMTAAALHRLTNYSWPGNITELRAVLHNAVQTADGDTIDVRHLPASLAWSTSHPLGPLEQAEHKVLLLSLERHQGNKSRVAEDLGISRSTLYRRLRGLGMPG, from the coding sequence ATGGGCATCGAAGTTGTGCGGGCCGAGATCCTGCACTCGTGGAACAGAATCGAAAGCACCGGGCTGAGCCGCGATGCGGAGGTTCGGGCCACAGTCAACGACGGCATTGACTTCTCTGGCTTTCTTGCGCGAGCGGCTGAACCGGTCATCGAGGATCTCGCGCACCAGTTACGCGAAACCGACTGCGCACTGCTTCTGGCCGACCGGAATCAACGAATCATTACGCGTCGTTGTGGGGAACGAAGAGTTGCCCGTGAGCTCGATCGTGTATTCGCGGTGCCCGGGGCAACCTACTCGGAGGAAAACACTGGAACAAACGCCCTTTCGACGGTCTTCGAAACACGGACGGGAGTTTTTGTTTCCGGGGAAGAGCACTATCTTGCCCAGCTGCACGGATTTAACTGCTACGGACATCCGATCGTCCACCCAATTACTGGAGTGATGGAAGGAGTATTGGACATTACCGGCCTGTCTTCGGAGTCCAAGAGCCTCATGCGGGCACTCATCGTCTCAACCGCCCGTGCGATCGAGGGGCGGCTGCTGCTGGCAAGCCCTTCTAGCCACATAAGGCTCTTGGGCGCCTATCAAGCACGGGTCGCCCGCTCCAAGGGCCCTGTAATTGCTTTCGGCCGGGATGTGACACTCATGAACGACGCCGCTACACAGCAAGTGGAAGAGGAATCGCTTTTGGAGCTACGTTCCGTCTTCAGCAGCCTGGAGCAGTCTGAGCGGGAGCACATCGTGCCGCTCCAGAGCCGTGGTCGCGGACTCGGACCGAGCGCTTTGGTCATTCCGGTGGACGGCGCCCCAGGCTCTTTCGTCGTGGAAATCCCCGGCTGGGAACAGGCTCGCCGCCGTTCACGGACCGAGGGTGTTTCTGGTCGGTTCGACCTGGAACTCAAGAGGATCCGTGAACGAAAGCTACGGGCATTGCTAATGGGTGAGCCCGGGACGGGACGAACCACGAAGGCCCGACAAATTGGTGAAGGAAAGCGTATTGCCTCGATTTCCCCCGCTACCAATCCGCCCGAAGCGCTGAAGCTCATAGCTGAAACGGACGATTCAACACTTCTGTTGGTAGACGACTTCGATCGCTACGATCCGAAGCTTGCCGAGGTTGTGGCCAGAGGATTGGGGCAGTCCTCCGTCTGGGCGGTCGGGACCGCAGGCTTTGAAGGGCTTCAGACCGCGCGGCTGGCAACTTTCCCCACACGCGTCGAGCTTCCGCCCCTGCGGGGGCGGATGCAGGAGATCCCCAACCTCGCACGCAGCATTTTGCAGGGGCTCAGTCAGGAGTCCGGGATGACCGCCGCAGCGCTCCACCGCTTGACCAACTACTCATGGCCAGGCAACATCACGGAGCTCCGTGCAGTCCTGCACAACGCAGTCCAAACCGCTGACGGGGACACAATCGACGTCAGGCATTTGCCCGCAAGCCTCGCCTGGTCAACCTCACACCCGCTGGGCCCCTTGGAACAGGCAGAGCACAAGGTCCTTCTCCTAAGCCTTGAACGTCATCAGGGGAACAAGTCCCGTGTGGCGGAGGACCTTGGAATCAGTCGTAGCACGCTTTATCGCCGCTTGCGTGGGCTGGGTATGCCGGGGTGA
- a CDS encoding NAD-dependent succinate-semialdehyde dehydrogenase: MLTQRPDAEAALLASVPTGLLIGGEWRRAASGKTFDVEDPATGKVLLSIADAGPVDGRAALDAAVAAQESWAKVPPRERGEILRRAFEMVMARAEDFALLMTMEMGKPLAEARGEVTYGAEFLRWFSEEAVRAFGRYSVSPDGKSRLLVTKKPVGPCLLITPWNFPLAMATRKIAPAVAAGCTMVLKSANLTPLTSQLFAAVMQEAGLPAGVLNVIPTSTAGATTGPLIKDQRLRKLSFTGSTEVGRRLLADASETVLRTSMELGGNAPFVVFGDADLDAAVAGAMLAKLRNMGEACTAANRFIVHESVADEFAAKFAAKMADMTTARGTEPESKVGPLIDAESRDKVHELVTDAVASGAKAVLGGAPAEGPGYFYQPTILTGVTEGTRILSEEIFGPVAPIITFGTEDEAVRLANNTEYGLVAYVFTRDLNRGIRMGERLETGMLGLNAGVISNAAAPFGGVKQSGLGREGGLEGIEEYLYTQYIGIADPYAS; encoded by the coding sequence ATGCTTACGCAACGTCCTGACGCTGAGGCCGCACTGCTGGCCTCTGTTCCGACCGGCCTGCTGATCGGTGGTGAGTGGCGGCGTGCCGCTTCCGGGAAGACGTTCGACGTCGAGGATCCCGCCACGGGCAAGGTGCTGTTGAGCATCGCTGACGCCGGTCCCGTGGACGGCCGCGCGGCCCTGGACGCCGCGGTTGCCGCGCAGGAGTCGTGGGCGAAGGTCCCGCCGCGTGAACGCGGCGAGATCCTGCGCCGTGCCTTTGAGATGGTTATGGCGCGGGCCGAGGACTTCGCGTTGCTCATGACCATGGAAATGGGCAAGCCGCTCGCCGAGGCCCGCGGCGAAGTCACTTACGGTGCCGAGTTCCTGCGCTGGTTCTCTGAGGAAGCCGTCCGCGCGTTCGGCCGCTATTCGGTCTCCCCGGACGGGAAGTCCCGCCTGCTGGTGACGAAGAAGCCCGTCGGTCCGTGCCTTTTGATCACGCCGTGGAACTTCCCGCTGGCCATGGCCACCCGCAAGATCGCTCCTGCTGTCGCGGCCGGCTGCACCATGGTGCTGAAGTCCGCCAACCTGACTCCGCTGACCTCGCAGCTGTTCGCCGCGGTCATGCAGGAAGCCGGCCTGCCCGCCGGAGTCCTGAACGTCATCCCCACGTCCACGGCAGGGGCCACAACCGGCCCGCTGATCAAGGACCAGCGCCTGCGCAAACTCTCGTTCACCGGCTCCACCGAGGTGGGCCGCCGGCTGCTCGCCGACGCGTCCGAGACCGTCCTGCGGACGTCGATGGAGCTCGGCGGGAACGCCCCGTTCGTGGTCTTCGGGGACGCCGACCTGGACGCCGCCGTCGCCGGGGCGATGCTGGCGAAGCTGCGGAACATGGGCGAGGCCTGCACCGCGGCGAACCGGTTCATCGTGCACGAATCCGTTGCCGACGAATTCGCGGCGAAGTTCGCCGCGAAAATGGCGGACATGACCACCGCCCGCGGCACCGAACCGGAGTCCAAGGTCGGCCCGCTGATCGATGCCGAGAGCCGGGACAAAGTCCACGAACTCGTCACCGACGCCGTGGCCTCCGGCGCCAAGGCTGTCCTGGGCGGCGCCCCGGCCGAGGGCCCGGGCTACTTCTACCAGCCCACCATCCTCACCGGCGTCACCGAAGGCACGCGGATACTGTCCGAGGAAATCTTCGGCCCCGTCGCCCCGATCATCACCTTCGGCACCGAGGACGAAGCCGTTCGCCTGGCCAACAACACCGAGTACGGGCTGGTGGCGTACGTCTTCACGCGCGACCTGAACCGCGGCATCCGGATGGGCGAACGGCTCGAGACCGGCATGCTGGGCCTGAACGCCGGCGTCATCTCCAACGCCGCCGCCCCCTTCGGCGGCGTCAAGCAATCCGGACTCGGACGTGAAGGCGGCCTCGAAGGCATCGAGGAATACCTCTACACCCAATACATCGGCATCGCCGACCCCTACGCCAGTTGA
- a CDS encoding acetolactate synthase catalytic subunit: MSTVADVIAAALSRHGVKAIFGQSNPTALLLAAEKIGIRQIFYRTENAAGVMSDGFSRISGQIGVVAAQNGPAATLFVAPMAEALKASIPMLVLVQEVPSSVRDRNAFQELDHEALFAGVSKWTRRIDDPSRAEDYVDLAMTIANSGRPGPVVLLLPKDVLGLKSVPSKFRRTQNLGQFPLDRPRPAADAVARAAELIANAQSPLIIAGGGVHVSDAVEELAQLQERAYLPVATTNMGKGAVDETAPLSLGVAANITGKNGPAHFHLPLISNADVVVLIGTRTNENGTDNWTLTSPDATYIHIDVDGLEIGRNYESIRLLGDARAAIEDLTAALDKLDLTKREAALAGLVATIEDGRRQHKAAIAELLASDSSPVAPERILAELDALLEPTDIVVADASYSSIWVTSYLTSRRPGQRFLVPRGLAGLGWGLPLGMGAKLASPASRVVAIVGDGGFAHVWSELETAVRENIPVVVIVLNNALLGYQRHAENFFFDQTTTAIAFAPVDHAAMARSTGAAGVLVDKAEDLRAALADALASSNTTVIDVITDPDAYAPVRAWDAGEERINAYATS, from the coding sequence ATGAGTACTGTCGCTGACGTCATCGCGGCGGCCTTGAGCCGTCACGGTGTAAAAGCCATCTTCGGTCAGAGCAATCCGACGGCCTTGCTGCTGGCAGCCGAAAAGATCGGCATCCGGCAAATCTTTTACCGGACCGAGAACGCCGCGGGAGTCATGTCCGACGGCTTCTCCCGCATTTCAGGGCAAATCGGAGTGGTGGCCGCCCAGAACGGTCCGGCAGCCACGCTTTTCGTCGCACCAATGGCCGAGGCGCTAAAGGCCTCCATCCCTATGCTCGTTCTCGTTCAGGAAGTCCCCTCATCGGTTCGCGATCGGAACGCGTTCCAGGAACTCGACCACGAGGCGTTGTTTGCCGGTGTCTCGAAATGGACCCGTCGCATTGATGACCCGTCCCGCGCCGAAGATTACGTCGACCTCGCTATGACCATCGCCAACAGTGGCCGACCCGGCCCAGTCGTTTTGTTGCTTCCCAAGGACGTCCTTGGCCTCAAATCGGTGCCGAGCAAATTCCGGCGTACCCAAAACCTTGGCCAATTCCCGCTGGATCGCCCGCGGCCAGCTGCGGACGCAGTCGCTCGCGCGGCAGAGCTTATCGCGAATGCACAGTCGCCTCTGATCATCGCCGGCGGCGGAGTTCATGTCTCGGATGCCGTTGAAGAACTCGCGCAGCTTCAGGAGCGCGCATACCTCCCGGTGGCTACTACCAACATGGGCAAGGGTGCGGTGGATGAGACCGCTCCGCTCTCGCTTGGCGTCGCGGCAAACATCACCGGCAAGAACGGTCCCGCGCACTTCCACCTGCCCCTCATCTCGAATGCCGACGTCGTCGTACTTATCGGCACGCGCACGAATGAGAACGGTACCGACAACTGGACGCTGACCTCGCCGGACGCAACGTACATCCACATAGACGTTGATGGTCTCGAGATCGGCCGGAACTACGAATCAATTCGTCTACTCGGGGACGCTCGAGCGGCGATCGAAGACCTCACTGCAGCGCTGGATAAGCTCGACCTGACAAAGCGCGAGGCTGCGTTAGCCGGCCTTGTTGCCACGATTGAGGACGGGCGTCGCCAGCACAAAGCCGCGATAGCGGAACTCTTGGCTTCGGACTCCTCGCCTGTCGCACCCGAGCGGATCCTGGCAGAATTGGACGCACTCCTCGAACCCACCGACATCGTTGTCGCCGACGCTAGCTACTCTTCGATCTGGGTTACTAGCTACCTCACGTCGCGCCGCCCCGGGCAGCGTTTCCTTGTTCCACGCGGCCTGGCCGGGCTCGGCTGGGGCCTTCCGCTGGGAATGGGCGCCAAACTGGCCAGCCCAGCCTCCCGAGTGGTGGCAATCGTGGGCGACGGCGGGTTCGCGCACGTCTGGTCCGAACTCGAGACAGCAGTTCGCGAAAACATCCCGGTAGTGGTCATCGTTTTGAACAATGCCCTGCTCGGATACCAGCGTCACGCCGAGAACTTCTTCTTCGACCAGACAACGACCGCCATCGCTTTTGCACCGGTCGACCATGCCGCGATGGCACGGTCTACGGGAGCAGCCGGCGTGCTCGTGGACAAGGCCGAGGACCTGCGTGCCGCACTGGCAGACGCACTCGCGTCCAGCAACACCACCGTTATCGATGTCATCACGGACCCGGATGCCTACGCGCCCGTGCGTGCCTGGGATGCCGGCGAGGAGCGAATCAATGCTTACGCAACGTCCTGA
- a CDS encoding SDR family NAD(P)-dependent oxidoreductase, with product MTQRLKDKVAIVVGGGQTPGQTIGNGRATAMLFAREGAKVMVADRDLAAAEDTVRAITEEGGEATAVRVEVTAESDIEAMIAACTDRWGRLDILHNNVGISITGGDAPVIDIDAEAFAHITAVNLTGMVLTCKHALRVMRPQGGGAIINIASLAAVMHHPGIAYSTSKAGVLRMTEHVAITNAEFGIRANAIIPGIMDTPMAVENRIGLGGATREDVVRSRAARVPLRHTMGTAWDVARAAVFLASDDASFITGAALPVDGGSSITVNA from the coding sequence ATGACTCAGCGCTTGAAGGACAAAGTCGCCATCGTAGTAGGCGGTGGACAGACTCCCGGTCAGACGATCGGCAACGGTAGGGCCACGGCCATGCTCTTCGCCCGCGAGGGCGCCAAAGTCATGGTCGCAGACCGAGACCTTGCCGCAGCAGAAGACACCGTACGCGCGATCACGGAGGAGGGCGGCGAAGCCACGGCCGTCCGCGTGGAAGTAACCGCCGAGAGCGACATCGAGGCAATGATCGCCGCCTGCACAGATCGGTGGGGACGGCTGGACATCCTGCACAATAACGTAGGGATCAGCATTACAGGCGGCGACGCCCCCGTCATTGACATCGACGCGGAAGCTTTCGCTCACATCACTGCCGTCAACCTGACGGGCATGGTCCTCACCTGCAAGCACGCGCTGCGCGTCATGCGGCCACAAGGTGGTGGCGCCATCATCAACATCGCGTCACTCGCCGCCGTGATGCACCACCCCGGCATCGCGTACAGCACATCGAAGGCCGGCGTCCTGCGCATGACAGAACACGTGGCAATCACCAACGCCGAGTTCGGTATCCGAGCGAACGCCATCATTCCGGGCATCATGGACACTCCGATGGCTGTCGAAAACCGGATCGGTTTGGGCGGCGCCACCCGTGAGGACGTCGTACGATCCCGTGCTGCTCGAGTCCCACTACGCCACACGATGGGGACGGCATGGGACGTCGCGCGAGCTGCAGTGTTTCTGGCCTCCGACGACGCCTCCTTCATCACGGGTGCGGCACTGCCCGTCGATGGAGGCAGCAGCATCACTGTCAATGCCTGA